A genomic segment from Necator americanus strain Aroian chromosome III, whole genome shotgun sequence encodes:
- a CDS encoding hypothetical protein (NECATOR_CHRIII.G9226.T3) translates to MTTLSTVLLVLSCSTLAQTLFTQSAGVKGTLMCGDRPLANTKVKLYDDDSGPDLDDLLAEGTTDSMGQFLLYGHTSEIMTIDPKLNIYHDCDDALTPCQRKVTFNIPKSFVSSGEQPKQFFNIGQVNMQIQFVSEERDCLHRA, encoded by the exons ATGACCACACTTTCCACTGTGCTCTTGGTTCTTTCCTGTTCCACGTTGGCTCAGACGCTTTTCACCCAATCAGCTGGCGTTAAAGGAACACTTATGTGTGGCGACAGACCGTTAGCAAACACTAAAGTGAAACTTTATGATGATGACTCTG GACCCGATCTTGATGATCTACTCGCTGAAGGCACAACAGACTCAATGGGACAATTCCTTCTTTATGGACATACTTCCGAAATAATGACGATTGATCCTAAGTTGAACATTTATCATGATTGTGACGATGCACTAACG ccaTGCCAAAGGAAGGTCACATTCAACATTCCAAAGTCCTTTGTTTCGTCAGGTGAACAGCCGAAGCAATTCTTCAATATCGGTCAAGTTAACATGCAGATTCAGTTCGTATCTGAGGAAAGAGATTGTCTTCATAGGGCGTAg
- a CDS encoding hypothetical protein (NECATOR_CHRIII.G9226.T2) codes for MLIFLFLLAYGEAFMHIRDPSSWEPIRNRNGLEWISSSRKSPYKWSEEWLEDVPVDHFSFANKDSFKLRYFINTDSYEKGGPIFFYTGNEGKLEGFAENTGFMWDIAPEFKAAVVFAEHRFYGKTQPYGDTSYNTTNHLGYLSSEQALADFVLLIDYLKQKRLQGAQNSPVIAFGGSYGGMLAAWIRTKYPHKVDGAIAASAPVFWFIDSNIPEDIYDKIVTRSFVNSGCSRKAVEKGWRALQNLAQTDEGRTFLNELFHLEEKSRMTTQDDHRFLADFIKEVFESMAMVNYPYPTEFLAPLPGWPVKEACKFLANVPKSDEEAARQLYEVTNLYYNYTGTTASFCANAARCAGAFAALGDPMGWPWQSCTEMVMPLCGSGWPNDFFWKDCPFTVEGAIENCRRWFQKVGFDRSMLRQHWATQNYGTTFPSASNIVFSNGFLDPWSGGGWSLKPKIQGSLVSIILKEGAHHYDLRGSNPEDTEEVKEVRQLEKNYIKKWIQKSDSSRN; via the exons ATGTTAATCTTCCTCTTCTTGCTTGCCTATGGCGAGGCTTTCATGCATATCCGCGATCCCAGCTCATGGGAGCCAATTAGGAATCGGAATGGTCTCGAATGGATTAGCAGTTCTCGCAAGTCGCCCTACAAATGGTCAGAGGAATGGCTCGAAGATGTGCCCGTAGACCATTTTTCATTTGCCAACAAGGACAGTTTTAAACTTAG ATACTTCATCAATACCGACAGCTATGAAAAAGGTGGTCCAATCTTCTTTTATACGGGTAACGAAGGCAAGCTAGAGGGATTTGCTGAGAATACG GGCTTCATGTGGGACATCGCGCCTGAGTTCAAAGCTGCTGTTGTATTTGCTGAACATCGTTTCTATGGGAAAACTCAGCCGTACGGTGATACCAGCTACAATACTACCAACCATCTTGGCTACTTAAGTTCCGAACAGGCGCTGGCTGATTTTGTGTTGCTCATCGACTATCTGAAACAGAAG AGGTTACAAGGAGCGCAGAACTCACCTGTGATAGCTTTTGGAGGATCCTACGGTGGAATGTTGGCGGCTTGGATTCGAACCAAATATCCTCATAAGGTTGACGG AGCAATCGCAGCTTCAGCTCCTGTATTTTGGTTCATAGACTCGAATATCCCAGAAGATATCTATGACAAG ATTGTCACTCGATCCTTCGTTAACTCTGGTTGTAGCCGCAAAGCTGTCGAGAAGGGTTGGAGGGCACTTCAGAACCTTGCACAAACTG atGAAGGTCGCACTTTTCTCAATGAGTTGTTCCATCTGGAAGAGAAGTCTCGGATGACAACGCAGGATGACCACAGATTCCTTGCAGATTTCATTAAAGAAGTCTTTGAAAGCATGGCTATGGTGAACTACCCTTATCCAACGGAATTTCTGGCACCTCTGCCCGGTTGGCCTGTTAAG GAAGCATGTAAGTTCCTAGCAAACGTTCCAAAATCAGATGAAGAAGCTGCTAGACAGTTGTATGAG GTTACAAACCTATATTATAACTACACTGGCACAACCGCGTCTTTCTGTGCAAATGCCGCACGTTGTGCTGGTGCATTTGCAGCACTCGGGGATCCCATGGGATGGCCTTGGCAG TCTTGTACCGAAATGGTAATGCCATTATGTGGAAGCGGATGGCCAAACGactttttctggaaggatTGTCCCTTCACTGTCGAGGGAGCAATTGAAAACTGCAGAAGATG GTTCCAAAAGGTGGGATTCGATCGTTCAATGCTTCGACAACATTGGGCTACTCAGAACTATGGCACAACATTTCCATCTGCTAGTAATATTGTGTTCTC AAACGGTTTTCTCGATCCGTGGTCTGGAGGTGGCTGGTCGTTGAAACCAAAAATCCAAGGTTCACTAGTGTCAATCATTCTGAAAGAGGGTGCACACCATTACGACCTTCGAGGATCGAATCCGGAAGACACGGAAGA